The region CGGTCCGCCAGGCCCGACACGTCGCCGGGGGTGAACAGCCAGCCGTTGCGGCCCGGCCTGCACAGGTGCGGCAGCGCCATCGCGTCGGCCACCACGACCGGCTTGCCCGCCGCCATGGCCTCCATCGTCGCCAGGCTCTGCAGCTCGGCGATCCCCGGCATGCAGAACAGGTCCGCGCCGGTGTAGGCGTCGAGCAGCTCCTCCTCGTCCACGAAACCGCGGAAGCGCACCCGCTCGGCGATGCCGAGGTCCCGGGCCAGCAGCTCCCACTCCGCGCGGCACGAGCCGTCGCCGACGATGTCGGCGTGCAGGCGGGGCACCAGGGCCACCGCGCGCAGCAGCTCGTCGACCCGCTTCTCCTCGTCCAGCCGGCCCACGAACAGCACCGTCGGGCCGTCGTTGGTGCGCACCGCCGGGCGCAGCCGGTAGCGGTCGATGTCGATACCGCAGGACACCGCCACCGCCCGCGGCGGGAAACCGTTGTCGTGCAGCAACTGCACCGCGCGCGGGGTCGGCGCGGTCACCACGTCCGCGACGCCGAACACCCGGCCCAGGTCGCGCCACGCCCACCGGGACGCCAAGCCCTGCAACCACTGCGGGCAGCGGGCGTGGCCGAACAGGTTCTCCGGCATGAAGTGGTTGGTGGCCACCGTGGGGATGCCCATCTCGGCCGCCTGCCGCACCACGTACCGGCCAACCACGAAGTGCGCCTGGACGTGCACCAGGTCCGGCTTCAGCTCCTCCAGCAGCGCCCGCACGTCCTTGCGCACCTGCCACGGCAGGCCGATCCGGAACGTGCGGTGGAACGGCGTCCGGTGCGACCGCAGCCGGTGGACCGTGATGCCGTCCACGTGCTCGGTGCGGGCCCTGCCCTCCGGGTCGACCGCGATCACGTGCACATCGTGGTCCCGTCCCGCCAGGCCGGTGGCCAGCCGGTGGGCGAACCGAGCCGCGCCGTTGACGTCCGGCGGGAACGTCTCAGCGGCGATCACGATCCGCATGGCGCGTCCGTCGTACACAGTGGTCTCCGATCTCAGAGGTGCAGGAGGGTTTTGCGTGCGGGCCAGCGCGACCACGCCGCCGATGGCGACGACGGCGCAGGCGAGTTCGGCCAGGGCGACGAGCCCGCTGGTCCGGGTGGCCTCACCGAGCAGCCCCGCGCCGATGCCGACGGCGACGAGCGGGTCCACCACGGTCAGGCAGGCCACCGCCAGGTGCGGCGGCCCACTGGCATAGGCGTGCTGGATGAACCAGCCGCCGACGAGCAGGGAGACGGCGATACCCACCGTCGACAGGGCGGTGGTCAGGTCGATCCGGCCGGACTGGACGTCCTGGGACACCGAGCGCATGAGCACCGACACGTAGCCGTAGGCGACACCGCCCGCCGCGCCGAAACCCAGCCCCCGCACCACGGGCCTGGTCGAGAGCACGCCGAGCAGCACGGGCGCGGCGATCAGGCCCAGCACCAGCAGACCGGCGGTGAGCTCCGCCTCCGGCACGACCGGGGTCGCGGTGGCGCTGCCCGCCGCCAGGAACACGAACGCCCCCACGCCGAACGTCGTCAGCGCCACGGCGGGCAGTTCGCGCCGGCGGCCGTCGAGCACCGTCGTGATGCCGATCGCCAGCACCCCGACCGGCTGCACGACGCTCAGCGGGGCCATGCCCAGCGCCACCGCGTGCAACCCGGCACCGGCCACCAGCAGCACCAGACCGGCCAGCCACCGGGGCCGGCGCAGCAGGTCCAGCACCCGCAACGCGCCCTCGGTGGCGCGCACCGCGTCGTGCTGCAACCGCGCGGCGAACGCGAAGAACACCGCGCCCACCACGGCGAGCAGGACCGCGAGCCACGTCACGACCGCGCCTCCCGCCGGGCGACCGCGGCGGCCAGCGCGAACAGCAGGCCGTACAACAGGGCGAACAGCAACCGCTCGAAAAGACCGAGCAGCACCGCGCCCTGGTAAGTCAGCGTCACGTGGCTCACCATGAATGCGACCGACGTGATCCCCGAGGCCACCGAAAAACGACGCACAGTGGTACTGGAAATGAACTGCCGGGAAATCAGCCAACCGGCCAGCGGCAGGCTCGCGAACATCACCGCCCCCGCGTACCGGTGCACCGCACCGGACACCGAGGTCGGCGTGCCGGTCGGGTCGGTCGGGAACACCGCGGCCACCGCCAACCCCGCGGCCCACAGCGCCATCAGGATCGCCACCGGCCCCCGCCTCGGCAAACCCCGCCGCACCAGCACCGCCAGCAGCGCGACCGACGCCGCGGCCAGGGACAGCGCGGTGACCGCCAGCAGCCCGCTGCCGTTGGCGACGAAGATGTAATCGCTGATCGTGTGGCTGATCGGGCTAAGCTCGCCGACCGACGCCACGTGCAGGTAAACAATCGGGAACAGCGACAGGACAAGGCCCGCAACAGCCAGCGGCAGCACCGCTGCCCGTCTTTTCCCCCGGATCTCCGCCACACCGGAATCTTGGCCGGAAAACCTCGTCCGGAACTATCCGGATTGCCCCCTAGGTGACCCTGAGGTGTCCCCGACCACCCTGGTGGGGCCAGCCCCACCACCAAGTGGCGCGCACCCCACCACCGGGACCCCACCACCGGCACCGCCCGGCACACGGCTTAGGCTCTGCCGTCGTGAGCCCGCACCCCCAGCACCCTGCCGTGGAAGTGTCCGGGCTGGTCAAGCGATACGGCTCCGTCGTCGCGGTGAACGGCCTCGACCTCACCCTGGACCGCGGCGCCGTGCTGGCGCTGCTCGGCCCCAACGGCGCCGGCAAGACCACCACCGTCGAGGTGTGCGAGGGCTTCCGCAAAGCCGACGGCGGCCAGGTCCGAGTGCTCGGCCTGGACCCGCGCGCACCGGAACTGCGCCCGCGCATCGGCGTGATGCCGCAGGGCGGCGGCGGCTACCCCGGCGTCCGCGCCGACGAGATGCTCCGGCTGGTCGCCGCGTGCGCCGCGAACCCGCATGATCCCGCGTGGCTGTTGGAGATCCTCGGCCTGACCGGCGTCGGCCGCACCCCCTACAAGCGGCTCTCCGGCGGCCAGCAGCAGCGGCTCTCGCTGGCCTGCGCCCTGGTCGGCCGACCGGAACTGGTGTTCCTGGACGAACCCACCGCCGGCATGGACCCGCAGGCCCGCCGACTGGTCTGGGACCTCGTCGCCGCCCTGCGCGCCGACGGCGTCAGCGTCCTGCTCACCACCCACCTCATGGACGAGGCCGAAGCGCTCGCCGACCACGTCGTGATCGTCGACGCGGGCCGCGTGGTCGCCGCCGGCACCCCCGAAGAGCTCACCGCGCGCACCGCCGACGACGAGCAGCAGCTGCGGTTCCGCGCCCGACCCGGCCTCGACCTCACCCTGCTCACCGGCGCGCTGCCGGAAGGGATGCGGGTGCGCGAGGCGACCCGCGGCGGGTACCTGGTCGAAGGCCGCATCGACCCGCAGGTCGTGTCCACCGTGACGTCCTGGTGCGCCCAGCAGGGCGTGCTGGCCGAGGAGTTGACCGTGGCGAAACGCAGCCTGGAGGACGTGTTCCTCGACCTGACCGGACGGGAGCTCCGGTCATGACGTTCGCCCCCGGCACCTTCACCCCCGCACCCGGCCGCGGCCCGCTGGCGCGGATGCTGGTCACCCAGGCCCGCACCGAAACCGTGCTGACCCTGCGCAACGGCGAGCAGATCCTGCTCACCGTCCTCATCCCGGTCGCGCTGCTGGTCGCGCTCGCCACGATGTCGGTCATCCCGATGCCC is a window of Saccharothrix espanaensis DSM 44229 DNA encoding:
- a CDS encoding glycosyltransferase — translated: MTWLAVLLAVVGAVFFAFAARLQHDAVRATEGALRVLDLLRRPRWLAGLVLLVAGAGLHAVALGMAPLSVVQPVGVLAIGITTVLDGRRRELPAVALTTFGVGAFVFLAAGSATATPVVPEAELTAGLLVLGLIAAPVLLGVLSTRPVVRGLGFGAAGGVAYGYVSVLMRSVSQDVQSGRIDLTTALSTVGIAVSLLVGGWFIQHAYASGPPHLAVACLTVVDPLVAVGIGAGLLGEATRTSGLVALAELACAVVAIGGVVALARTQNPPAPLRSETTVYDGRAMRIVIAAETFPPDVNGAARFAHRLATGLAGRDHDVHVIAVDPEGRARTEHVDGITVHRLRSHRTPFHRTFRIGLPWQVRKDVRALLEELKPDLVHVQAHFVVGRYVVRQAAEMGIPTVATNHFMPENLFGHARCPQWLQGLASRWAWRDLGRVFGVADVVTAPTPRAVQLLHDNGFPPRAVAVSCGIDIDRYRLRPAVRTNDGPTVLFVGRLDEEKRVDELLRAVALVPRLHADIVGDGSCRAEWELLARDLGIAERVRFRGFVDEEELLDAYTGADLFCMPGIAELQSLATMEAMAAGKPVVVADAMALPHLCRPGRNGWLFTPGDVSGLADRLHSVLADPTVTARMGAASLELIGSHAIEATLEKFEALYARAMGVPAVARPALAA
- a CDS encoding DUF998 domain-containing protein: MAEIRGKRRAAVLPLAVAGLVLSLFPIVYLHVASVGELSPISHTISDYIFVANGSGLLAVTALSLAAASVALLAVLVRRGLPRRGPVAILMALWAAGLAVAAVFPTDPTGTPTSVSGAVHRYAGAVMFASLPLAGWLISRQFISSTTVRRFSVASGITSVAFMVSHVTLTYQGAVLLGLFERLLFALLYGLLFALAAAVARREARS
- a CDS encoding ABC transporter ATP-binding protein, which codes for MSPHPQHPAVEVSGLVKRYGSVVAVNGLDLTLDRGAVLALLGPNGAGKTTTVEVCEGFRKADGGQVRVLGLDPRAPELRPRIGVMPQGGGGYPGVRADEMLRLVAACAANPHDPAWLLEILGLTGVGRTPYKRLSGGQQQRLSLACALVGRPELVFLDEPTAGMDPQARRLVWDLVAALRADGVSVLLTTHLMDEAEALADHVVIVDAGRVVAAGTPEELTARTADDEQQLRFRARPGLDLTLLTGALPEGMRVREATRGGYLVEGRIDPQVVSTVTSWCAQQGVLAEELTVAKRSLEDVFLDLTGRELRS